In Streptomyces sp. NBC_01717, one DNA window encodes the following:
- the ald gene encoding alanine dehydrogenase, with protein sequence MKVGIPREVKNNEFRVAITPAGVHELVRNGHQVVVEQNAGAGSSIMDEEYIAAGARILPTADEVWATADLLLKVKEPVAEEYHRLRKDQTLFTYLHLAASRECTDALLESGTTAIAYETVETANRALPLLAPMSEVAGRLAPQVGAYHLMRSVGGRGVLPGGVPGTAPAEAVVIGGGVSGWNATQIAVGLGFHVTLLDRDINKLREADKVFGTKVKTIVSNAFELEKAVIEADLVIGAVLIPGAKAPKLVTNELVAKMKPGSVLVDIAIDQGGCFEDSHPTTHAEPTFMVHNSVFYCVANMPGAVPNTSTYALTNATLPYILELANRGWTEALRRDAALAKGLNTHEGQVVYREVAEAHGLEHVELSTLLG encoded by the coding sequence GTGAAGGTCGGCATCCCCCGCGAAGTCAAGAACAACGAGTTCCGCGTGGCCATCACGCCCGCCGGTGTGCATGAGCTCGTCCGCAACGGCCACCAGGTCGTCGTCGAGCAGAACGCCGGTGCCGGGTCCTCGATCATGGACGAGGAGTACATCGCCGCGGGGGCGCGGATCCTCCCCACCGCCGACGAGGTCTGGGCCACCGCCGACCTGCTCCTCAAGGTCAAGGAGCCGGTCGCCGAGGAGTACCACCGCCTCCGCAAGGACCAGACGCTCTTCACCTACCTGCACCTCGCCGCCTCCCGCGAGTGCACGGACGCGCTGCTGGAGTCCGGCACCACCGCGATCGCGTACGAGACCGTCGAGACCGCCAACCGCGCGCTGCCGCTGCTCGCCCCGATGTCCGAGGTCGCGGGCCGGCTGGCCCCGCAGGTCGGCGCGTACCACCTGATGCGCTCGGTCGGCGGCCGCGGCGTGCTGCCGGGCGGCGTCCCGGGTACCGCGCCCGCCGAGGCCGTCGTCATCGGTGGCGGTGTCTCCGGCTGGAACGCCACGCAGATCGCCGTCGGTCTCGGCTTCCACGTCACGCTGCTCGACCGGGACATCAACAAGCTGCGCGAGGCCGACAAGGTCTTCGGCACCAAGGTGAAGACGATCGTCTCCAACGCCTTCGAGCTGGAGAAGGCGGTCATCGAGGCCGACCTCGTCATCGGTGCCGTGCTGATCCCCGGCGCGAAGGCCCCGAAGCTGGTCACCAACGAGCTCGTCGCCAAGATGAAGCCCGGAAGTGTACTTGTCGACATTGCAATCGATCAGGGTGGCTGCTTCGAGGACTCGCACCCGACGACGCACGCCGAGCCGACCTTCATGGTCCACAACTCGGTCTTCTACTGCGTCGCCAACATGCCGGGCGCGGTGCCGAACACCTCCACGTACGCGCTCACCAACGCCACGCTGCCGTACATCCTGGAGCTCGCCAACCGCGGCTGGACCGAGGCGCTTCGCCGCGACGCCGCACTCGCCAAGGGCCTCAACACCCATGAGGGCCAGGTCGTTTACCGCGAGGTGGCGGAGGCGCACGGTCTGGAGCACGTCGAGCTGAGCACGCTTCTCGGCTGA